In Zingiber officinale cultivar Zhangliang chromosome 1A, Zo_v1.1, whole genome shotgun sequence, the DNA window GCCGCGTAGGATGTCGGTCTCCTGGACGGTGAAGCCGAGGTTGGTGAACATGGAGGTCCAGCAGTGGTGGGTGATGACGCGGATGGCGCGGCAGCAGTCGAGGCTGAGGTACGACTCCCCGTTCAGGAAGAACAGCACGATCTCGTTGGTGCACGACCGCAGCTCCATGAGCGAGTTCCAGCACTCAACCAGCCCGCCGGCTTCGCCCATCCCCACGGCAAGTCGCGCCTGCAGGTCGGCGGCCTGGTGGAGCTCCACCGGAGAGAGCTCGCGGCCGCTGCCTGACGCGACCAGGAAGGCGAAGGCGAGCGCAAGGACTGCCAGATTCTGAATGGAATTCATGGTGCTGCTTCTGGCGATCTAGACTGAGAAGGAAACTGGACGGTGCATGAGCATTTATAGTGCAAGAGCTCGCACGCACGGTGGAAGCTGAAGAGAGCAGGAGGCGAAGTGTCGATCGACGTTAACGCAGAGGAAGCTACTTAAATTAGCAGATTCTTAGTGACTAATAATTACAAAGAATGCAAATCGAAATGTAACGTGCGAcgcataattaattttgattagctTCGGATTGAAGCAGCCGATTCATCTTGGCGGGCGATTCCTGTTCTTGTGAGTCACTGAAGAACCATCACGGAGCAAGCAAGCGCGGAGGGAGAAGGAAATCAGGAGGAGAACGACGTACGGATCAATCCAACAAAATCCGACCTTCAATTTAAGGAGCTTTCAGATTGCATGAAGATTTAGGCCATTCCCTTTCCGAACTGTTCAGTTAGAAATCTAACGGCATTATTAGAATAGATTAACAAGAGGAAGGATGCAAACAATAAACTTGTTATTATACTTTATCCATATGCAAGCGATACAATTTATAATGTGGTTAAGAtggtcaattgaccaattaataaggaaaagatatagtctaataaatattatgtcttaatattaacttaatttaatctgGTCATATTTAGCAATTCACTTTTATCCCTCGACAAATTTAACGGGAAATCTTTGATGTTAAATTTGCATACTAGCTAGTATGTTGAAACGTTGTCTAGATAAAAacttagtaaagatatcaacaatttaatctttttgtagaaatATAAGAAACAGATAATTGTTGAATCACTGCGCATtctcgaaaaaaaataaaaatcaaattccatatattttgtacgagcatgaaagattagATTTGTTGTAAGATATATTACTCCAATAGTCACACTAAATTTTTGATAGAATTTTTGACGTAAGATGAAGTTCAGAAAAAAAGTGATTGAAGTCAAATAATTCCTGACGTTATATTGgctataactttatattcagcttcagtgttTGAACGAGATAATGTAGTGATACAGTGCATAATGGAAGGGTCCGATAAGGccaggcagtcagaagtcaagagggtgtgacagtcaaaagtcaagggggtgtgacagtcaaaagtcaagggggcaTGACAGTTAGAAGTCAATGAAAAGTGTCAGTCAGCAGTCAGGAGGACGTGATAATTAGCAATTAGGGAAAGAAAAAGTGGGACCgccttgttggaccccgtggtagttttgatgtgatcaaccaagttagttaggtcctgcgttttgtctgaaccctgtgtctgagtgtgcaggaacttaggagcgcaggaagtcgagcggaagacgcagctagcgagaaggacggcacgggaagagagccgacgggctcggtgcgtccgaaggacgagagagctgcggaagagtactccagtggagcgagaagaatgtgcacgacgttcgagggacgagaagccggacagaagcctgctcgaggagaaggccgggaactgggttcggatgatccctatttcggatggccgcaatcacccaaggagccgaatcGAAGCAAGTCAACTGGGGTTGACTTGTcaaccgttcggtcgaccgaacaccatgatcggtcgaccgaaccccaatcctcagaagaccaaccgctggtgacacgtcagaagccacgtcagcaag includes these proteins:
- the LOC121996430 gene encoding egg cell-secreted protein 1.2-like gives rise to the protein MNSIQNLAVLALAFAFLVASGSGRELSPVELHQAADLQARLAVGMGEAGGLVECWNSLMELRSCTNEIVLFFLNGESYLSLDCCRAIRVITHHCWTSMFTNLGFTVQETDILRGYCDADTVPTTPVQPQPPSATPPIAVAGGEIAVDTLTP